The following nucleotide sequence is from Microbacterium imperiale.
GTCCGCGGCCCCGAGGATGCGCTGGCAGCGCTCCGGGATGCCGCTCCGCTCACCCACTGCGTGACCAACGCCGTCGTCACCGGCTTCACCGCGAACGTGCTGCTCGCTCTCGGAGCGAGTCCCGCGATGGTCGACATCGAGGGCGAAGCCGGCCTGTTCGCCGGCGTCGCCGACGGGGTGCTCGTGAACCTCGGCACGCCGAACCCCCAGCAGCAGGCGAGCGCGCGCGAGATCGTCGGCGCGACGCGGCGCTGGGTGCTCGACCCCGTCGCCGTCGGGGTGCTGCCCGTGCGCACGGCGCTCGCGGCCGAGCTCGTCGCTGCCGGTCCCGCGGTCATCCGGGGCAACGCCTCCGAGATCGCCGCGGTCGCGGGACGCGGCGCCGGCGGCCGCGGTGTCGACAGCACCGACGACCCCGACTCGGTCCACGAGGCCGCCGCCGAGCTGGCGCTGCGGTCGGGCGCCGTCGTCGCCGTGTCGGGGGCCGTCGACCTGATCACCGACGGCGTCCGCACCGTCCGCGTGCCGGGCGGTGACCCGCTGCTCACGCGCGTCACCGGCGGCGGGTGCTCGCTGGGAGCGACGATCGCCGCGTTCCTCGGCGTGGCCGAGCCCCTCTCGGCCGCCGTCGCCGGGTCGCTCGTGCACAAGCGGGCCGCGGAGGTCGCGGCATCCGTCTCGTCCGGCCCGGGATCCTTCGCGGCGGCCTTTCTCGACGCGCTCGCCGGTCTGCGGCCCGACGGGCTCGATGCGACGCGCTTGATCGAGTCCGAGCGCGGGGCCGCCGTGCCCGCGGCAGCCGCTGCGGCGGGAGACGCGCGGTGACCCGCGGGGTCGACCTCGCGCTGCACCTCGTCACCGACGACCGCCTGCCGATCGACGCCCTGCCGTCGGTCGTCGACGCGGCCGTCGCGGGCGGGGTCACGGTCGTCCAGCTGAGGGACAAGCGCGTCGACGCCGCCGAGCTCATCCGCCGCGCATGCCTGCTTTCGAGCGTCATCGCGGGACGGGTGCCGTTGCTGATCGACGACCGCGTCGACGTCGCGCTCGCTGCTCGCGACGCGGGGGCGGTGGTCGACGGCGTGCACCTCGGCCAGGCCGACATCCCGCCGGTCACCGCTCGGCGCCTGCTGGGCGCCGACGCGGTCATCGGCTGGACCGCGCACACGCCGGCCCACCTGCGTGCCGCGGGCGAGCTGCCCGCGGGAACCCTCGACTACCTCGGGGTCGGGGTGATCCGGCCGACGGCGACGAAGGCGAACCACCCGCCCGCCCTGGGCATCGACGGATTCGCGGAGCTCGCCCGCGTCGCACCGCTGCCGTGCGTCGCGATCGGCGGCGTGCGCCCCGACGACGTGGCGCCGTTGCGTCGCGCCGGTGCCGCCGGCGTCGCTGTCGTGTCGGCGATCTGCGCGGCCGACGATCCCGGGGCAGCTGCGCGCTCGTTCGCTCGCGACGCCGATGCGAAGGCCGGGCGATGAACGGCGGCGAAGGAGGCGTCCGCGTGCTCAGCATCGCCGGCACCGACCCCACGGGCGGGGCCGGCATCCAGGCCGATCTGAAGACGATCGCGGCGTTCGGGGGCTACGGCATGGCCGTCGTGACCGCGCTCGTCGCGCAGAACACGCTCGGCGTGCGCTCCGTGAACGTTCCCCCCGCCGCGTTCCTGCGCGACCAGCTCGACGCCGTCGGCGACGACGTGCAGATCGACGCGATCAAGATCGGGATGCTGCACTCCGAGCCGCTCATCGCGGTCGTCGACGCCTGGCTGGCGCAGCGCTCGGGCGACGTCGTGGTGCTCGACCCGGTCATGGTCGCCACGAGCGGCGACCGGCTGCTGGACGCCGCCGCCGAGGATGCCGTGCGGGCGCTGTGCCGCCGGGCCGATCTCGTGACCCCGAACCTGCCGGAGCTGGCGGTGCTCGTCGACGAACCCGTCGCGACGTCGTGGGATACCGCTGTCGATCAGGCGCGACGTCTCGCGGCGGCATCCGGCGCGGCCGTGCTCGTGAAGGGCGGGCATCTCGCCGGCGATGCCTGCCCCGACGCCATCGTCACGGCGAGCGGAGTCGTCGCGCAGCTCGACGGTGCGCGCGTGGCCTCGACGAACACGCACGGCACCGGATGCTCGCTGTCGTCGGCGATGGCGACGCTCCGCGCCGACGGGTGGGACTGGGCCGATGCCCTCGCCCGCGCGAAGGTCTGGCTCGCCGGAGCCATCGCCGCCGGCGCGGCGCTCGAGGTCGGGCGCGGCAACGGACCCATCGACCATCTGCACGAGCTGCGGCCCCGGCTGGCAGGCCCGCCCGCCGCCCCGCGCCCCGCCGGGTGGACCGAGACGGCATGGACGGATGCCGCGCCGGTGCGGGCAGCCGTCGACGCGTGCGCGCTCGTCGACGGTCTGCGCACGGGCGACCTCGATCGGCGGGTGTTCGCGTGGTACCTGGGGCAGGACGCGCTGTACCTCGGCGAGTACGCGCGGGTGCTCGCTCGCGCCAGTGCCCTCGCGCCGCGACCGGAGGAACAGGTGTTCTGGGCCGAGGCCGCGGCATCCGCCATCGCCGTCGAGGCCGAGTTGCACCGCTCGCACGCCGGTGAGAGCGAGCCGGATGCCGCAGCCACGACCCTCGCGTACACCGATCACCTGCACGCCGCGTCGGTGCGCGGTTCGTACGGCGAGCTCGCCGCGGCGCTGCTGCCCTGCTTCTGGCTCTACGCCGATCTCGGCGACCGGTTCGCGGAAGCGAACCACGACGCGCACCCGTACCGCGACTGGCTCGCCACGTACGCCGATCCCGCGTTCGCGGCCTCGACGCGGCGCGCGATCGAGCTGGTCGAACGCGCCGCCGCCGAGGCGTCGCCGACCGAGCGGGAGCGCATGGGCGTGGCCTTCGCGCGCTCGATGGCGCACGAGCTCGCGTTCTTCGAGGCGCCCGTGCACGCGCAGGCCGCCGACGCCGACGCCCGGGGAGGTCGCGCACGGGGCCTAGCATGAGCACATGCCGAAGGACAGACCCGGCCGAGCCACCATGAAGGATGTCGCCGCGCTGGCGGGGGTCTCGGCGAAGACGGTCTCGAACGTCCTGACCGGCAGCGCGGTCGTTCGGCCCGAGACGCAGGAACGGGTCGAGGCCGCCATGCGCGAGCTCGACTTCGTTCCCAATCTCAGCGCTCGCGGGTTGCGCAACGGGCGCTCGGGGGTCATCGCGATCGCCCTGCCCGACCTCGCGACGTCATTCTCGGCCGAGATGCTGCACCACCTCGTGAACGCGGCGCACCAGCGCGGCTACGCCGTGCAGGTCGAAGAAACCGCACTGGCCCCCGAACGTGAGCGCGACCTCGTCTCTCGCGCCCGGGCTCACCTCGTCGACGGCCTGGTGCTGAATCCGATCCGCATCGAGGACAGCGTCATCGATCGCGACGAACGGCTTCCGCCGATCGTGCTCATCGGCGAGGTCGAGCAGCACGTCACCGACCGCGTGCTCATCGACAGCCCGGGCGGCGCGCGTGACGCCGTGGCGCACCTCATCGAGCGCGGGGCGCGTCGCATCGCCGCGATCGGCGGCGACGAGCGAGCGGATCGTGCGACCGCGACGAGCCGGCTGCGACTGGCCGGGATGCGCGAAGCGATCGCGGCCGCCGGTCTCGCGCACGATCCGCGGCGCGAGGTCAACGTGCTGCCCTGGAATGCGGAAGCCGGTGCGACCGGGGTACGGACGCTGCTCGAACGGGGCGTGGAGTTCGACGCGCTGCTCTGCTTCACCGATTCGATCGCGATCGGCGCGCTGCACGCGCTCGCCGCTGCCGGCCTCCGCGTGCCCGAAGACGTGCTGGTGTGCGGTTTCGACGACATCGAGCAGGCGCGCTACACCACCCCCGAGCTGTCGACCGTCTCGTTCGACCGCGCGGAGTTCGCCCGCGCCACGATCGCTCTGCTGGAGGAGCGGATGACGGCGCCCTCGGCGCCGATCCGCGCCGTGGCGATCCCGCACCGCGTCGTCGCCCGCACGAGCACCGCTTCCGCTCCGGGTGGTGCCGCCGTCCCGTGAGTCCGCCGCGTGCCGCGACCCCCCTTGCGGCAGCCATTACATCGATGTAAAAGTAGAGGAGTCCCTGTACGTCACGAAGGAGTGACCGATGGCCCCACCACTCGAACTCAGCAGACGCCGGTTCCTGACAGGTGCCGCAGCTCTCGCCGGTACCGCGTTCCTGGCCTCGTGCGCCGGACTGCCCGGCGGCACCAGTGCCCGGACGCTTCAGTTCTGGCACCTCTTGTCGGGCGCCGACGGCGTCACGATGTCCGGACTGATCGACGGCGTGAACGCCGCGCAGTCCGACTATCGCGTCCGCCCGACCGTGCTCGCCTGGGGCGAGCCCTACTACACGAAGCTCGCGATGGCCGCGGCGGGCGGACGAGCCCCCGACGTCTCGATCATGCACGCCTCGCGCGTGGTCGGGTACGCCCCGGGAGGCCTGCTCGACACGTGGGACACCGCGCGGCTCGCCGAGCTCGGCGTCGACAGCAGCACCTTCACCGAGGCGATCTGGCGCAAGGGCTTCATCGGCGACGACCTGTACAGCGTCGCGCTCGACGCGCACCCCTTCATCCTCATGTACAACACCGACATCTGCGACGCGGCCGGCGTGCTCGACAGCGACGGCAAGCTGCGGCCGGTGACCTCGCCCGAGGAGTTCCTCGAGATGGCGCGGGCCGTCGCGGGTGCCTCGGAATCTCACGGCCTGTCGTACGGCTACCTCGGCGACGGCGCGCAGATGTGGCGCCTGTTCTACACGCTCTACACGCAGCACGGCCTCGAGATGGGGCTGCCGCAGGGCGGTCCGGCCGAGATCGACGAAGACGCCGCGCTCGCGTCGCTCGGCTTCATGCAGCAGCTGCTCGACGACGAGATCGCCTCGCGCAGCGCCGACTACCAGAGCGCGATCGCCGAGTTCGCCACCGGCCGCAGCGGGCTGTTCCTCACGGGCGTGTGGGAGCTGCGCTCGATGCAGCAGCAGAACCTCCCGATCGACGCGACCATCATCCCGACGCTGTTCGGCACGCCGTCGGTGTACGCCGACTCGCACTCGTTCACCCTGCCCCACCAGAGCGCCCCCGACGAGGCCACGCGCGACCTCGTGTACCGCTTCGTCGCCGACATCCTGAAGGGCTCGTTCGACTGGGCCGGCGCCGGGCACATCCCCGCCTACCTGCCGGTCACGCAGTCGTCGGCCTACGCCGACCTGCTGCCGCAGGCCAACTATGCCGAGGCGGCCGAACTCGTCCGGTACGACCCGCCCGCCTGGTTCACCGGCTCGGGCTCGCGGTTCCAGGCCGACTTCGGCGCCGCCGTGCAGAACGTGCTGCTGCGCGGCGCCGACCCCGCCGAGGCGATCACCCGCTTCCGGGCGCGCATCGACCAGCAGCTGCGCACCCCGAACCCGGCCGACCCGGAAGGAGCGGGAGCATGACCCTCGACACCGGATCCGGCCGCGCCGGCATCGCCGACAGCGCCGCGACGCGCACGATCGTCAC
It contains:
- a CDS encoding extracellular solute-binding protein — encoded protein: MAPPLELSRRRFLTGAAALAGTAFLASCAGLPGGTSARTLQFWHLLSGADGVTMSGLIDGVNAAQSDYRVRPTVLAWGEPYYTKLAMAAAGGRAPDVSIMHASRVVGYAPGGLLDTWDTARLAELGVDSSTFTEAIWRKGFIGDDLYSVALDAHPFILMYNTDICDAAGVLDSDGKLRPVTSPEEFLEMARAVAGASESHGLSYGYLGDGAQMWRLFYTLYTQHGLEMGLPQGGPAEIDEDAALASLGFMQQLLDDEIASRSADYQSAIAEFATGRSGLFLTGVWELRSMQQQNLPIDATIIPTLFGTPSVYADSHSFTLPHQSAPDEATRDLVYRFVADILKGSFDWAGAGHIPAYLPVTQSSAYADLLPQANYAEAAELVRYDPPAWFTGSGSRFQADFGAAVQNVLLRGADPAEAITRFRARIDQQLRTPNPADPEGAGA
- a CDS encoding bifunctional hydroxymethylpyrimidine kinase/phosphomethylpyrimidine kinase; this encodes MLSIAGTDPTGGAGIQADLKTIAAFGGYGMAVVTALVAQNTLGVRSVNVPPAAFLRDQLDAVGDDVQIDAIKIGMLHSEPLIAVVDAWLAQRSGDVVVLDPVMVATSGDRLLDAAAEDAVRALCRRADLVTPNLPELAVLVDEPVATSWDTAVDQARRLAAASGAAVLVKGGHLAGDACPDAIVTASGVVAQLDGARVASTNTHGTGCSLSSAMATLRADGWDWADALARAKVWLAGAIAAGAALEVGRGNGPIDHLHELRPRLAGPPAAPRPAGWTETAWTDAAPVRAAVDACALVDGLRTGDLDRRVFAWYLGQDALYLGEYARVLARASALAPRPEEQVFWAEAAASAIAVEAELHRSHAGESEPDAAATTLAYTDHLHAASVRGSYGELAAALLPCFWLYADLGDRFAEANHDAHPYRDWLATYADPAFAASTRRAIELVERAAAEASPTERERMGVAFARSMAHELAFFEAPVHAQAADADARGGRARGLA
- a CDS encoding LacI family DNA-binding transcriptional regulator, translated to MPKDRPGRATMKDVAALAGVSAKTVSNVLTGSAVVRPETQERVEAAMRELDFVPNLSARGLRNGRSGVIAIALPDLATSFSAEMLHHLVNAAHQRGYAVQVEETALAPERERDLVSRARAHLVDGLVLNPIRIEDSVIDRDERLPPIVLIGEVEQHVTDRVLIDSPGGARDAVAHLIERGARRIAAIGGDERADRATATSRLRLAGMREAIAAAGLAHDPRREVNVLPWNAEAGATGVRTLLERGVEFDALLCFTDSIAIGALHALAAAGLRVPEDVLVCGFDDIEQARYTTPELSTVSFDRAEFARATIALLEERMTAPSAPIRAVAIPHRVVARTSTASAPGGAAVP
- the thiM gene encoding hydroxyethylthiazole kinase, which encodes MRDVVPTVRGPEDALAALRDAAPLTHCVTNAVVTGFTANVLLALGASPAMVDIEGEAGLFAGVADGVLVNLGTPNPQQQASAREIVGATRRWVLDPVAVGVLPVRTALAAELVAAGPAVIRGNASEIAAVAGRGAGGRGVDSTDDPDSVHEAAAELALRSGAVVAVSGAVDLITDGVRTVRVPGGDPLLTRVTGGGCSLGATIAAFLGVAEPLSAAVAGSLVHKRAAEVAASVSSGPGSFAAAFLDALAGLRPDGLDATRLIESERGAAVPAAAAAAGDAR
- the thiE gene encoding thiamine phosphate synthase, with translation MTRGVDLALHLVTDDRLPIDALPSVVDAAVAGGVTVVQLRDKRVDAAELIRRACLLSSVIAGRVPLLIDDRVDVALAARDAGAVVDGVHLGQADIPPVTARRLLGADAVIGWTAHTPAHLRAAGELPAGTLDYLGVGVIRPTATKANHPPALGIDGFAELARVAPLPCVAIGGVRPDDVAPLRRAGAAGVAVVSAICAADDPGAAARSFARDADAKAGR